GGGCAGTATACCCCCCATTCCAGGATTCGGTGGTGAGACAAGCGGCAGAACAGACGGCGCTGACGGAACGGCGTCACAGCTAGATGATGCAGGTACTGCCGGAAATTCGTCCGGTAGCCCGGACTCGGGAACCACTACTACTACTACTACTACTTCCGACCAGACGGAGTCAGCCGGGACGGCAGCGACGCCGGAGCCGCTTTCGGAGGGTGACCTGTTGACCGACGAGGACCGGGTCGTCAAACTCATCCGCGAGAACGGCGGCCGAATGAAACAGGTTAATATCGTCGACGAAACCGGCTGGTCGAAATCCAAGGTGAGTATGTTGCTCTCGGAGATGGAAGACGACGGGATGATCAGCAAACTCCGTGTCGGTCGCGAGAACATCATCAGTCTCGAGGGTTTCGAGCCGGAAGCGACGAAGTCGCCGTTCGACGAGTCGCAGTGACAGCGAGGTTGCGACCTGCGACCTGCGACCTGCGACCTGTGACGTGTGACGTGTAGCGTGTGACGCGAGTCGCTTCCATCCCGTCTGTTGTCCACTGACGTGTGATGCTAGCGCACTCTGGCGTCGAAACGGAATGCTTAAACATCGTAGTGCGCTACGTAAAAGTACGTTCGCGACGAACCGCGACGGGCTCCGATGGTGTAGTCCGGCCAATCATATTGCCCTCTCACGGCAATGACCAGGGTTCGAATCCCTGTCGGAGCATCTTACCCCTTCGCCTTCTTGTGGTTTTCACCGTGCACTAACCAGAGGTAAATGTATGTTCACGGGTAATGCGGTTCAGTTGGTGCATCGACCCCGACGCCGTCTTGCGATTCCGCTGCGTCGTGGGGCAATGAAGTTCAAGGGGAAAAATCGGCCGCCGTCTTGCGATTGGCGAAATCGAGAGGCAATGGTCTGGGTTCCCGTCACGGAGGTCAGGCAATGAAAGACGCCGACCAGGCAACCGACCCCCTCGAAGACATCACGCTCATCCATGGGCCGACAGAAGAATTACTAAATGAGCGACAGTACCTTGACTACCGGAGTGAGCGAGAACAGTGCCTTGAGTGGCTGCTCGCATTCGGCATCGATCCGAAGACAGCTGACGGGTACGCAAAAACAACCGTCAGCAATCGCGCGTACCGAATGGGGCAGTTCTACCGCTGGGTTTGGGAGCAAGAAGGCGGATACACGACGAACCTCACTCACGACCACGCTGACAATTACTTGCGTCACTTAGCCGGGCAACAAAAATCAAACGCGCACAAGAATTCGTGCCGGAAGGCCCTGATGATGCTCTACAAGTGGCGCCATCATCAACGCGGTGCAGACAAGTGGGAGCCAGAGATTACGTTTTCGCGGAAAAACCAGTCAACGACGCCACGGGATTACTTAACACGCGGAGAGCGGACTGCCATCCGCGACGCGTCATTAGAGTACGGAAGTGTTCCTCGTCGTGATAGCGTCTACGGTGACGAACGAGACCGGTGGGTTGCGTACCTGGCGCAACGATTTGAGAAGCCGAAAGCAGACGTGACGGAAGCGGACTGGGAACGCGCGAACAAGTGGAAGACACCAAGTCTTGTCGCCGCGAGCCTCGATGGTGGGCTTCGCC
The DNA window shown above is from Natrialba magadii ATCC 43099 and carries:
- a CDS encoding tyrosine-type recombinase/integrase produces the protein MKDADQATDPLEDITLIHGPTEELLNERQYLDYRSEREQCLEWLLAFGIDPKTADGYAKTTVSNRAYRMGQFYRWVWEQEGGYTTNLTHDHADNYLRHLAGQQKSNAHKNSCRKALMMLYKWRHHQRGADKWEPEITFSRKNQSTTPRDYLTRGERTAIRDASLEYGSVPRRDSVYGDERDRWVAYLAQRFEKPKADVTEADWERANKWKTPSLVAASLDGGLRPIEVERARTSWVDVDNGVLRIPKEESSKNAEHWIVSLQTQTVEMLDRWLTQRATIEKYDDTDALWLTRRSNPYQSASLRSLLHQLCEIADISTENRQMSWYAIRHSTGTYMAREEGLAAAQTQLRHKSPETTMKYDQAPIEDRKNALDRMG